A single genomic interval of Brevibacillus brevis harbors:
- a CDS encoding Gfo/Idh/MocA family protein, which translates to MNIAVLGTGFGAYHAHLLKKMDGVDRLVVFGRSKSKLQKLQEELHVEITEHMDEIMRDPTIDVVDICLPSQLHRQYAVEALETGKHVFCETPVCYTLDDAQAMKHARDRSGKKLLVNQFIKFDPAYTYLRSAHAENKYGQLLSLSLKRETAPLWGDLGLSSITTNLMIHELDFVTWLFGHNASMSAWGAESSDKKQSIVHSHFRYPDAHAEIVSSSQMPTSYPFTVGYEAYFEKAKLVFQEADSHGQTESFLWEYTSSGKNALVLEPVNPYEESLRHAIQCFAEHTESIIDVDHAVESFELALALQKQLASQRQ; encoded by the coding sequence ATGAATATCGCAGTATTAGGGACCGGCTTTGGTGCGTACCATGCACATCTGCTGAAAAAAATGGATGGTGTAGATAGATTGGTAGTTTTCGGTCGAAGTAAATCGAAGCTGCAAAAGCTACAGGAAGAGCTGCATGTGGAGATTACAGAGCATATGGACGAGATCATGCGCGATCCTACTATCGATGTCGTGGATATTTGCCTGCCTTCACAGTTGCATCGGCAATACGCTGTAGAAGCACTCGAAACCGGAAAGCATGTATTCTGCGAAACACCGGTTTGTTATACGCTAGACGATGCACAAGCCATGAAGCATGCAAGGGACCGGTCGGGGAAAAAGTTGTTGGTGAATCAGTTTATCAAATTTGACCCGGCGTACACCTACCTTCGTAGTGCACATGCAGAAAACAAGTACGGACAGCTTCTCTCCCTCTCGCTTAAAAGAGAAACAGCTCCCTTATGGGGGGATTTAGGCTTGTCCTCCATTACGACGAATCTGATGATTCATGAGCTGGACTTCGTAACATGGCTGTTCGGTCACAATGCCAGTATGAGCGCATGGGGGGCAGAATCATCGGATAAAAAACAGTCCATCGTCCACTCGCACTTTCGTTACCCTGATGCGCATGCTGAAATAGTCTCCTCCTCGCAGATGCCGACCTCGTACCCATTCACTGTCGGTTACGAAGCGTACTTTGAGAAGGCAAAGCTCGTTTTTCAGGAAGCCGATAGCCATGGTCAAACGGAATCTTTCTTATGGGAATACACATCCTCAGGCAAGAATGCCCTCGTTCTCGAACCTGTCAATCCGTATGAAGAGAGCTTGCGTCATGCCATTCAATGCTTTGCGGAACATACAGAATCGATCATCGATGTTGATCATGCAGTCGAGTCCTTCGAGCTTGCGCTTGCTTTACAGAAACAGCTTGCGAGCCAACGCCAGTAA
- a CDS encoding GNAT family N-acetyltransferase: MSQLSTGMIIRNFQNEDFSLLGELYQAVTSKENATFWWVGEEANWSNVYCAFENGKMVAKGQVSIITIIPPGRSAANKHSIYLNLKALPERDNDFDLLENVYQHLFLRALQVKETLPSEYQTMLCVGNDSSEVENNRFFIQKGYTHWNSLFQMKRDLLEPIPALTLDENFHFSYWKMESAQEEKDYLDLEATIWPDAPLGFERLSEYKNKALWTSMVIRQNDTIAASLMAWQEEKVGVVEDVFVQEPWRKRGLAKFLLTQALGYLKSHELKSAYLMVETTNETALSLYKSVGFEVDKEEIRYYMVLK, translated from the coding sequence GTGAGTCAATTATCAACCGGTATGATTATTCGGAATTTTCAAAATGAAGACTTCTCGTTACTTGGCGAGCTATATCAAGCCGTTACCTCAAAAGAAAACGCCACGTTTTGGTGGGTCGGTGAAGAAGCAAATTGGAGTAATGTCTATTGTGCATTTGAAAATGGAAAGATGGTGGCGAAGGGGCAAGTCAGTATTATTACGATTATCCCTCCTGGACGTTCAGCAGCAAATAAGCATTCGATCTACCTGAATCTGAAGGCGCTACCGGAAAGAGACAATGACTTCGATTTGCTAGAAAACGTGTACCAGCACCTATTTCTAAGAGCCTTGCAAGTAAAAGAAACGTTGCCAAGTGAATACCAAACGATGCTGTGTGTCGGTAACGATTCATCCGAAGTAGAAAACAACCGCTTTTTTATCCAAAAGGGCTATACCCATTGGAATAGCTTGTTTCAGATGAAGCGTGATTTACTAGAACCCATCCCCGCGTTAACGCTGGATGAAAACTTTCACTTTTCGTATTGGAAAATGGAGAGCGCACAGGAAGAAAAAGATTACTTGGATCTGGAAGCCACGATTTGGCCGGACGCTCCTTTAGGGTTTGAAAGACTTTCTGAATACAAGAACAAGGCGCTTTGGACATCCATGGTGATTCGTCAAAACGACACGATTGCTGCCAGCTTGATGGCATGGCAGGAGGAAAAAGTAGGAGTAGTCGAGGATGTTTTCGTACAGGAACCTTGGAGAAAGCGTGGGCTTGCGAAGTTTTTACTGACACAAGCATTGGGATATCTAAAATCGCATGAACTGAAATCCGCGTATCTCATGGTGGAAACGACGAATGAAACTGCTTTGTCTCTATACAAATCGGTTGGATTCGAGGTAGATAAAGAGGAGATCAGGTACTATATGGTGCTGAAATAA
- a CDS encoding ABC transporter ATP-binding protein, with protein MTFFEVKNLTFGYASGNGSVIRDFSLQMEQGEVVGLLGNSGCGKSTLLRLIAGLESPKSGRIQIDGKVLVDQGQFVEPEQRGIGMIFQDYALFPHLTVEQNILFGLHRLSKAERLIRLKEMLALVQLEGYGKRYPHELSGGQQQRVAFARALAPRPAILLMDEPFSNLDAELKTKIRDDLKRMLRAAKMTSILVTHDKADAETICDRIIRMTR; from the coding sequence ATGACTTTTTTTGAAGTGAAAAACCTGACGTTTGGTTATGCAAGCGGGAACGGCAGCGTCATCCGGGATTTTTCCTTGCAGATGGAGCAGGGGGAAGTTGTCGGGCTGCTGGGGAATAGCGGCTGTGGAAAAAGTACATTGCTTCGCTTGATAGCCGGACTGGAGTCCCCGAAGAGCGGTCGCATCCAGATTGATGGAAAAGTGTTGGTCGATCAGGGGCAGTTTGTGGAGCCCGAGCAACGCGGGATCGGCATGATTTTTCAGGACTATGCGCTGTTTCCGCATTTGACTGTCGAGCAAAACATCTTGTTCGGCCTGCATCGATTGTCCAAAGCAGAGCGTCTGATTCGTTTGAAAGAGATGTTGGCACTCGTACAGCTCGAAGGCTACGGCAAGCGATATCCACATGAGCTGAGCGGGGGACAGCAGCAGCGTGTCGCATTTGCGCGTGCACTGGCACCTAGACCGGCTATCTTGTTGATGGATGAGCCATTCAGTAATCTGGATGCTGAGCTGAAAACGAAAATACGCGATGACTTGAAGCGAATGCTGCGAGCTGCCAAGATGACTTCGATCCTGGTCACGCATGACAAAGCAGATGCGGAAACGATTTGTGATCGCATCATTCGCATGACTCGTTAA
- a CDS encoding YcdB/YcdC domain-containing protein: protein MKKWAKSIFVLMTASLAVTAPISAMAATESSVSIQAESKGDSVIDEKLIKKIEKSVERLVQVVPYLKDYPITEFEMNAETSRVEVKKYQTKEKKAPYVRIHVDQNTGEVKFFSHITGKGGFSSTYPLEDAKKRATEFMKQWYGEDMADYQLDEEASKRNSSILFRKMVNGIPFRNDTLNFAINSDGQIQHLARGDGYAEPVEMERDLRKIQFADPKKVHAKEKVEAMFASAMKPYYGQSADGQSYRFLYTPSLEEINASMGAELPAKPNNKIIQFQPKAKQIMIKSKEEAAAFLAAKTGYNPTKGRATFQEASDPKTGVSNYLWTTEDEFIANIFFETKTGKVTNYQVLDTKRKSEADKKLSEEQALKAAVEAMSEFLPLTDKEMVVTANRYEPDQNLYNFDFTMLHEGYPVDGMLRQAHIDAATGKATLLDWRIAQTIKLPDIKNAMTQEETAKKFLEKYPMKLYYSLDEENKNVAELVYISPLVPKEEIDALTGEFYTYGEGEATE from the coding sequence ATGAAAAAATGGGCGAAAAGTATATTTGTACTCATGACAGCGAGTCTGGCTGTAACGGCACCCATCAGTGCTATGGCGGCAACAGAATCGAGCGTATCGATTCAGGCTGAGAGCAAAGGCGATAGTGTAATCGATGAGAAGCTGATCAAGAAAATCGAAAAGTCTGTAGAGAGACTCGTTCAAGTTGTGCCTTATCTAAAGGACTATCCGATCACCGAATTTGAGATGAACGCAGAGACATCCCGGGTTGAAGTCAAAAAGTATCAAACGAAGGAAAAGAAAGCTCCTTATGTTCGAATACACGTTGACCAAAACACAGGTGAAGTCAAATTCTTCAGCCATATCACAGGCAAAGGAGGTTTCTCTTCCACCTATCCCCTAGAAGATGCGAAGAAAAGGGCAACGGAGTTCATGAAGCAATGGTATGGCGAGGACATGGCGGACTATCAGTTGGACGAGGAGGCCTCCAAGCGGAATTCTTCGATTTTGTTTCGCAAAATGGTAAATGGGATTCCGTTCCGCAATGATACACTGAATTTCGCCATCAATAGCGACGGGCAAATTCAGCATCTGGCAAGAGGCGACGGGTATGCAGAGCCAGTTGAAATGGAACGGGACCTTAGAAAAATTCAATTCGCTGATCCAAAAAAGGTGCATGCAAAAGAAAAGGTAGAAGCGATGTTTGCTTCTGCGATGAAGCCCTACTACGGACAGAGTGCGGATGGGCAAAGCTACAGGTTCTTGTACACTCCTTCTCTCGAGGAAATCAATGCGAGCATGGGAGCCGAACTGCCGGCCAAACCGAACAACAAAATCATCCAGTTCCAACCAAAAGCAAAGCAAATAATGATCAAGTCGAAAGAAGAGGCAGCGGCTTTCTTGGCAGCTAAGACAGGATACAACCCCACAAAAGGACGCGCAACTTTTCAGGAAGCGAGCGACCCGAAAACTGGAGTCAGCAATTATTTGTGGACGACGGAGGACGAGTTCATCGCCAATATCTTCTTCGAAACCAAGACAGGAAAGGTCACGAATTATCAAGTATTGGACACAAAGCGGAAAAGTGAGGCAGACAAAAAGCTGAGCGAAGAGCAGGCGCTAAAGGCTGCTGTGGAAGCCATGTCTGAGTTCCTTCCTCTCACCGATAAAGAAATGGTCGTCACCGCCAATCGATATGAACCCGATCAAAATTTGTACAACTTTGACTTTACCATGCTTCATGAAGGGTATCCGGTAGATGGTATGCTTAGACAGGCACACATAGATGCAGCCACGGGAAAAGCGACTTTACTAGATTGGAGAATCGCTCAAACGATCAAGCTGCCGGACATCAAGAATGCCATGACACAAGAGGAAACAGCCAAGAAATTTCTCGAAAAATATCCAATGAAGCTGTATTACTCCTTGGATGAGGAAAATAAAAACGTAGCCGAGCTCGTTTATATTTCGCCACTCGTTCCTAAAGAAGAAATCGATGCTCTGACCGGTGAGTTCTACACTTATGGAGAAGGAGAAGCAACCGAATAA
- a CDS encoding aminoglycoside adenylyltransferase domain-containing protein — MDKRIPESVRPFLHDYTQRLMAELPDAIYGVYLYGSIALSGFEEDNSDIDFVTILHSGLTNAEIKTLKNIHYALQNANPLAKRMDGMYIKLDDIGKTNLSLEPYPYVDNGTFKSSGHYDVNHVTWWILKQQGITVMGKSIEALHIPTQWFDVGETMKYNVHDYWSPKGKSMRKFLLDGWVDFAVFTLCRIYYALIHEDIIPKRKAVEQALQELPNEWHLLLKESLRIRYHPNEPSLFSNRIKRAKETQRFIHYICELSPSKTE, encoded by the coding sequence ATGGACAAGAGAATCCCAGAAAGTGTTAGACCTTTCTTACACGACTATACGCAACGACTCATGGCAGAACTGCCTGATGCCATCTACGGTGTGTATTTGTATGGCTCTATTGCGCTGTCAGGCTTCGAGGAAGATAACAGCGATATTGATTTTGTAACGATCTTGCATAGTGGGTTAACGAATGCAGAAATAAAAACGCTCAAGAACATTCATTATGCTCTCCAAAACGCCAACCCACTCGCTAAAAGAATGGACGGCATGTATATCAAGCTGGATGACATCGGAAAAACCAATCTATCCTTGGAGCCTTATCCTTACGTTGACAATGGGACATTCAAATCATCCGGCCACTATGATGTCAATCATGTGACGTGGTGGATCCTCAAGCAACAGGGCATTACCGTTATGGGGAAAAGTATTGAAGCATTACACATCCCTACCCAGTGGTTTGATGTCGGGGAAACGATGAAATACAATGTACATGATTATTGGTCACCGAAAGGAAAAAGCATGCGGAAATTCTTGCTCGATGGATGGGTAGACTTCGCCGTTTTCACCTTATGCCGAATCTATTACGCGCTCATCCATGAGGACATTATTCCGAAGAGAAAAGCCGTAGAACAGGCTCTGCAAGAACTCCCAAATGAATGGCATCTTTTACTGAAAGAATCCTTGCGAATACGCTACCACCCAAACGAACCATCTTTATTTTCGAACAGAATCAAGCGGGCAAAGGAAACCCAGCGCTTTATACACTATATCTGCGAGCTGTCGCCTAGTAAGACGGAATAA
- a CDS encoding ABC transporter permease — protein MTGALLRRSLRRKLNGWVTLSVIGAFLALLPSLYIFFGLFQKQNENWQHIQEYMLLDYALQSLWLVLGTGACTIIVGVTLAWLVAAYDFPLRRFFSFAFVLPLAIPPYIAAYTYGSMLSYTGSIQTFFRDTFGLTLDQRYFDIMSMKGAIFIFTLFLFPYVYLITKTFLEKQSAVFIENARLLGKNQAHIFFRIVLPMSQAAIVGGASLVAFEVLNDFGVTKHFGIQSFTAAIFKTWFGMYDVDSAIRLSAWLMTLIIGIFIVERLVRKRKKYSSPTNRSTPLTRRKLRGMPMYAAVIFGLVIVSFSFVIPVGQLVVWATWTYGEVLNETFWKLLNNTLFISCISITILMLLAVIVANVIRFSRGSIFAVALTRLISMGYSIPGAVLSIGVMAVMMSVDKELSSFYSWLGLGANKLVLSMSLFMLTFAYIIRFLAVGFNAVEAGFEKTGNRYSEAARMLGMSMTRTFFKVDLPLIKGAVLTGFILVFMEIVKELPLTLLLRPYNFETLATKAYQYASDEQIHQAAIPSLCIIAVGIVSVIFYHWLGERQAK, from the coding sequence ATGACGGGAGCACTTTTGCGTAGAAGCCTGAGACGAAAACTGAACGGGTGGGTAACGCTGAGCGTGATAGGGGCCTTTTTGGCCCTTCTCCCGTCTCTTTATATTTTTTTCGGACTCTTTCAAAAACAGAATGAAAACTGGCAGCATATCCAAGAGTACATGCTGCTGGATTACGCGCTGCAATCGTTATGGCTCGTGCTCGGTACCGGAGCCTGTACGATCATCGTAGGTGTGACCTTGGCCTGGCTGGTCGCTGCCTACGATTTTCCATTACGTCGCTTTTTTTCATTTGCTTTCGTGCTACCGTTGGCGATTCCTCCGTATATCGCAGCATACACGTACGGCTCCATGCTCAGCTATACGGGGAGCATCCAGACGTTTTTTCGCGATACATTCGGATTGACGCTCGATCAACGCTACTTTGACATTATGTCGATGAAGGGCGCTATTTTTATATTCACCCTGTTTTTGTTCCCGTACGTCTATTTGATTACGAAAACCTTTCTTGAAAAACAGAGTGCTGTGTTCATTGAAAATGCCAGATTGCTCGGAAAAAACCAAGCGCATATCTTTTTTCGCATCGTTCTGCCTATGTCGCAGGCAGCCATCGTCGGTGGCGCGAGTCTGGTGGCATTTGAAGTGCTCAATGATTTTGGCGTGACGAAGCATTTTGGGATTCAGTCTTTTACAGCGGCGATTTTCAAGACGTGGTTTGGCATGTATGACGTAGATTCGGCCATTCGTTTGTCCGCCTGGCTCATGACGTTGATTATCGGGATCTTTATCGTCGAACGACTCGTGCGTAAAAGGAAAAAATACAGCTCTCCTACGAACAGGAGCACGCCGCTCACACGCAGAAAATTGCGTGGAATGCCGATGTACGCTGCCGTAATCTTCGGATTGGTTATTGTTTCGTTTTCGTTTGTAATCCCTGTTGGGCAGTTGGTTGTCTGGGCGACGTGGACGTATGGGGAAGTGTTGAACGAGACTTTCTGGAAGCTCTTGAACAATACGCTGTTCATCTCCTGTATCTCCATCACCATCTTGATGTTGCTCGCAGTAATCGTAGCGAATGTCATCCGATTCTCCCGAGGCTCGATATTCGCTGTGGCGCTGACTCGCTTGATTTCCATGGGCTATTCCATTCCGGGGGCAGTCTTGTCCATCGGTGTAATGGCGGTGATGATGTCCGTAGATAAAGAGCTGAGTTCCTTTTATAGCTGGCTGGGCTTAGGGGCAAACAAGCTGGTACTCAGCATGTCCTTGTTCATGTTGACGTTTGCCTATATCATCCGCTTTCTTGCAGTCGGATTCAATGCAGTTGAAGCGGGGTTTGAGAAGACGGGAAACCGTTATTCAGAAGCGGCACGTATGCTCGGGATGAGCATGACACGAACCTTTTTCAAGGTGGATTTGCCATTAATCAAAGGGGCTGTGCTCACTGGTTTTATCCTGGTGTTCATGGAAATCGTGAAGGAATTGCCGCTTACCTTGCTCCTTCGTCCCTATAACTTCGAGACGCTGGCAACGAAGGCGTATCAATATGCGAGCGATGAACAAATTCATCAGGCCGCGATTCCTTCGCTCTGTATCATTGCAGTGGGGATCGTCTCCGTTATTTTCTATCACTGGTTAGGAGAGAGACAGGCAAAATGA
- a CDS encoding RNA polymerase sigma factor — MEKEKQPNKKGGSHLSGDLAERIGVIYEAHYDDIYYFLLYFTGRQEDAEDMVQEVFTRLLKILPRYDGRVAMKTWLFSIAKHVAIDHYRKQKWQRLFSDNWLALMKSTEGLPEEELETKEEVHSIQRALQKLKPDQRIIVILRYIKEYSVKETAEILAIPETKVRVDCHRGLKALQKILGNACEERIANEFAR, encoded by the coding sequence ATGGAGAAGGAGAAGCAACCGAATAAGAAAGGGGGGAGTCACTTGTCAGGCGATTTGGCGGAACGAATCGGGGTAATTTACGAGGCTCACTATGATGACATCTACTATTTCTTGCTCTACTTTACGGGCAGACAAGAAGATGCAGAAGACATGGTGCAGGAAGTATTTACACGACTATTAAAAATACTGCCGAGGTATGACGGTCGGGTCGCAATGAAGACATGGCTTTTTTCCATCGCCAAGCATGTCGCGATTGATCATTACCGCAAGCAAAAGTGGCAGCGTTTGTTCTCAGACAACTGGTTGGCCCTCATGAAGTCTACGGAGGGCCTTCCAGAAGAGGAGCTGGAGACAAAAGAAGAGGTGCATAGTATTCAACGGGCTTTGCAAAAGCTGAAGCCCGATCAGCGTATCATAGTAATTTTGCGATACATAAAAGAGTACAGCGTAAAGGAAACGGCCGAGATTTTGGCGATTCCAGAAACAAAAGTGAGAGTGGACTGTCACAGGGGACTAAAGGCGTTGCAGAAGATACTCGGCAACGCTTGCGAGGAGAGGATTGCCAATGAGTTTGCCAGATGA
- a CDS encoding DsbA family oxidoreductase, giving the protein MKIEIWSDFACPFCYIGKRRLEGALSQFPHKDQVEVVYRSFQLDPQMERDTDMDMHEVLAAKYSIPLEQAKGMNDQVTQMAKGVGLDYHFDTMIPTNTFDAHRLTHFAHAHGKMREMKERLLKAYFTESLHLGDHEVLAQLASEVGLDKEATLAMLAGDEYKEQVQEDKQRGNDLGVTGVPFFVINNKYAVSGAQPGEVFLGALNQVWEEESAAPALKFVQNDEKKDEQSGDNCVDGSCKI; this is encoded by the coding sequence ATGAAAATTGAAATTTGGTCTGATTTTGCCTGCCCGTTTTGCTATATCGGAAAGCGCCGTCTGGAAGGAGCGCTGTCTCAATTTCCGCATAAGGATCAAGTAGAGGTCGTATATCGCAGCTTCCAGCTCGACCCGCAGATGGAACGCGATACCGATATGGACATGCATGAAGTACTGGCAGCCAAGTACAGCATTCCGCTCGAACAGGCCAAGGGGATGAATGACCAAGTAACCCAAATGGCAAAAGGTGTTGGTCTCGACTATCATTTTGACACGATGATTCCGACCAATACATTCGATGCGCATCGCTTGACGCACTTTGCTCATGCGCATGGAAAAATGAGGGAAATGAAGGAGCGCTTGCTGAAGGCGTACTTTACCGAATCACTCCATCTCGGTGACCACGAGGTTCTGGCACAGCTTGCTTCTGAGGTGGGCTTGGACAAGGAAGCGACGCTCGCCATGCTGGCAGGAGACGAATACAAAGAACAAGTACAAGAGGACAAACAAAGAGGCAACGATTTGGGTGTCACGGGTGTACCGTTCTTTGTCATCAATAACAAATATGCAGTCTCTGGTGCGCAGCCAGGAGAAGTCTTTTTAGGCGCATTGAACCAGGTATGGGAAGAAGAAAGCGCAGCTCCTGCTCTGAAATTCGTGCAGAACGACGAGAAAAAAGACGAGCAATCCGGCGACAATTGCGTGGATGGCTCCTGCAAAATATAA
- a CDS encoding helix-turn-helix transcriptional regulator, producing MRLHRLIAILLLIESRGKMKAKELAIALETSVRSIYRDIDALSQAGIPITATSGPGGGIYLMEGYTVNLKQLYVDDVVHLYLTGMGIHVGQDTETGHKLTSALLKLEKTLPQTYQPDIEKAKKRFYFDETPWWEERVVIPNLEVLRAAVWRSSKVVISYRKMDGSSSLRTVCPYGLVVKKTEWYLVAFCEKAQEIRTFKCERIPSVHVLEETFGILESFSLAGYWTNQEAAFKQACREVEYFPVVIRLHAEKLAVRERLEVISAVQHGEYEQLTVNLYSYERACRDILDIIGHMEVVEPAELRAFAEERLRECMALYT from the coding sequence ATGAGACTGCATCGATTGATTGCGATATTGCTACTGATCGAATCAAGGGGAAAAATGAAAGCAAAAGAACTCGCTATAGCACTGGAGACGTCTGTTCGCTCGATTTATCGGGATATTGACGCACTGTCCCAGGCAGGGATTCCGATCACGGCAACCTCGGGGCCTGGCGGTGGAATTTATTTGATGGAAGGATATACGGTCAATCTGAAACAACTGTATGTCGATGATGTCGTGCACTTGTATTTGACCGGGATGGGGATTCATGTAGGGCAGGATACCGAGACTGGACACAAATTAACGTCTGCTTTGCTCAAACTGGAAAAGACGCTGCCTCAGACTTATCAGCCGGATATCGAGAAAGCGAAGAAGCGTTTCTATTTCGATGAGACGCCGTGGTGGGAAGAGAGAGTAGTCATACCGAATCTGGAGGTTTTGCGGGCAGCGGTTTGGCGATCAAGCAAAGTGGTCATTTCCTACCGCAAAATGGATGGGAGCAGCTCGCTACGTACGGTATGTCCCTACGGTCTCGTCGTGAAAAAAACGGAGTGGTATCTCGTTGCTTTCTGTGAAAAAGCGCAGGAGATTCGAACATTCAAGTGCGAGCGGATTCCTTCTGTTCATGTACTGGAGGAGACATTCGGGATTCTAGAGAGCTTTTCGTTGGCAGGTTATTGGACGAATCAGGAGGCGGCGTTTAAGCAGGCTTGTCGTGAAGTCGAATATTTTCCTGTCGTGATCAGATTGCATGCTGAAAAGCTGGCCGTGCGAGAGAGGCTGGAGGTGATTTCCGCTGTGCAGCACGGAGAGTACGAGCAATTGACGGTTAATTTGTACAGTTATGAAAGAGCATGTCGCGATATTTTGGATATAATCGGACATATGGAGGTAGTGGAGCCAGCGGAATTAAGAGCTTTTGCAGAAGAGAGGCTGCGAGAATGTATGGCACTGTATACGTAG
- a CDS encoding YcdB/YcdC domain-containing protein — translation MSLPDENHVIELLKQVRQESTPPRQVWKQMGKERLIREAYRMQQTAKIKRVVTGAGSLAAAVFMGVWLSYHSPLKPTVDLQKTISPPAVITATPPNAIPSLPVESKAKPEEKQEAAVITRDDPQPQTLAPETAPNPIDRSHPTPTREKSPLEVQAEAYLQKKLGEQSKQFEVDHAHSNLAQGEVAFRKIINGIPLQENSAMVRISPKTGEMTLLLYPDLEDSGVASQPANREGTIDKVKAAQQLGSTLRLVYAGKKQPGLQYVVASDVYVNAKTGKLIGQEKAEKKSVAVSGQGKPLVLKSSDEVAELLERKLDIKVEQKAFIGVNPHGISYSWNDGQGNGVSVETTDDGAFLGFSQRTADGRKNHRETTYEQAKALAIAHLEKFLPTDVRELSLEASQESPSTIQFTFVPKVNGIPVIDHSYKVSVEQASGLVTELTGNFSDLSWLHTDQTAKTLSKEEALDQFVQHAPLELVYLPAEKGAEPVLAYQIRRDSEQPWAIEATTGKVIN, via the coding sequence ATGAGTTTGCCAGATGAAAACCACGTAATCGAATTACTGAAACAAGTCAGGCAGGAGAGCACCCCACCTCGTCAAGTGTGGAAGCAGATGGGCAAGGAAAGGCTCATTCGTGAGGCGTATCGCATGCAGCAGACAGCGAAGATCAAGCGAGTTGTCACCGGAGCAGGTTCCCTTGCAGCAGCCGTATTCATGGGTGTGTGGCTGAGCTATCATTCACCGCTGAAGCCAACTGTTGATCTGCAAAAAACGATCTCACCTCCAGCCGTTATAACAGCTACACCACCGAATGCTATCCCTTCCCTACCAGTTGAAAGTAAGGCTAAGCCAGAGGAGAAGCAAGAAGCTGCCGTAATTACTCGCGATGATCCACAGCCACAGACATTAGCACCAGAGACCGCACCGAACCCAATAGACAGGAGCCACCCCACACCAACACGTGAGAAGTCACCATTGGAAGTACAGGCAGAGGCCTATTTGCAAAAGAAGCTGGGAGAACAAAGCAAACAGTTTGAAGTGGATCATGCTCACTCGAATTTGGCACAAGGAGAAGTGGCTTTTCGCAAAATCATCAATGGCATTCCTCTTCAGGAGAATAGCGCGATGGTCCGCATCTCCCCCAAAACAGGTGAAATGACCTTGCTTCTTTACCCTGATCTCGAAGATAGTGGCGTAGCGTCACAGCCTGCCAATCGTGAGGGGACGATTGACAAAGTAAAGGCAGCCCAGCAACTGGGGAGTACGCTTCGGCTCGTTTATGCAGGAAAGAAACAACCAGGCCTTCAATACGTAGTAGCATCAGATGTTTATGTGAACGCGAAAACAGGCAAGCTGATCGGCCAAGAGAAAGCAGAGAAAAAATCCGTTGCTGTTTCGGGACAAGGAAAACCACTCGTGCTGAAATCTTCTGATGAGGTCGCAGAGCTGCTTGAGCGCAAGTTGGACATAAAGGTGGAGCAAAAAGCATTCATTGGTGTAAATCCGCATGGTATTTCATACTCTTGGAACGATGGACAGGGCAACGGCGTTTCCGTTGAGACGACAGATGATGGAGCATTCCTCGGGTTTTCACAGAGGACTGCGGATGGACGTAAGAACCACCGGGAAACGACCTATGAACAGGCAAAAGCGCTCGCGATAGCCCACCTGGAGAAATTCCTTCCAACCGATGTGCGTGAGTTGTCATTGGAAGCGTCGCAAGAGTCGCCTAGCACCATTCAGTTTACCTTTGTCCCGAAGGTCAACGGGATTCCCGTCATAGATCATTCTTATAAAGTGTCGGTCGAGCAGGCTAGCGGGCTTGTTACCGAGCTTACGGGCAACTTTTCGGATTTATCATGGTTACACACTGATCAGACAGCTAAAACGCTCTCCAAGGAAGAGGCACTTGATCAATTTGTGCAGCATGCTCCACTGGAACTCGTGTACTTGCCAGCGGAAAAAGGGGCGGAGCCAGTACTTGCTTACCAAATCCGCCGGGATTCCGAACAGCCATGGGCAATAGAAGCCACGACAGGCAAGGTCATCAATTAA